In Helianthus annuus cultivar XRQ/B chromosome 3, HanXRQr2.0-SUNRISE, whole genome shotgun sequence, a single window of DNA contains:
- the LOC110930263 gene encoding cytochrome c oxidase subunit 5C-2: MGGGRVAHPVLKGPSVVKELVIGAVLGLAAGGLWKMHHWNEQRKTRAFYDLLEKGEISVVVDEE; encoded by the coding sequence ATGGGTGGTGGTAGAGTTGCTCATCCGGTGTTGAAAGGCCCTAGCGTGGTCAAGGAGCTGGTGATTGGAGCGGTGCTTGGGTTAGCTGCTGGTGGTTTGTGGAAGATGCACCACTGGAACGAGCAGAGAAAAACTAGGGCATTTTATGACCTACTCGAGAAGGGTGAGATCAGTGTGGTTGTAGACGAAGAATGA
- the LOC110932329 gene encoding uncharacterized protein LOC110932329, producing MGPIVRVLRLIDNEKKPAMGYLYERMERSKITIAKALGENSVDYQVVSAIIDKRWDCQLHHPLHAAGYYFNPEFYCYRPEIEQDQVVTDGMIKCVQRLVPSKDKQDLIMKEMVKWVNQEGRFALDIAKRAHCTIDPAQWWNLYGKEVPNIQQLAMKIHSKKRNRLEHKKLQDLVFVKYNKTLKNRRDKEV from the exons ATGGGTCCTATTGTACGCGTACTTCGCCTTATTGACAATGAGAAAAAACCCGCGATGGGTTATCTATATGAACGTATGGAAAGATCTAAGATAACAATTGCAAAGGCTTTAGGTGAAAATAGCGTTGATTACCAAGTGGTGTCGGCTATTATTGACAAAAGATGGGATTGTCAACTCCACCATCCATTGCATGCGGCAGGTTACTACTTTAACCCGGAGTTCTATTGCTATAGGCCTGAAATTGAGCAAGATCAAGTGGTGACGGATGGGATGATCAAGTGTGTTCAAAGACTTGTTCCTTCAAAGGACAAACAAGACTTAATCATGAAGGAGATGGTAAAGTGGGTAAACCAAGAGGGCCGTTTTGCTTTAGATATTGCAAAGCGAGCACATTGCACAATAGATCCTG CTCAATGGTGGAATTTGTATGGGAAAGAAGTCCCAAATATCCAACAATTAGCTATGAAA ATCCATTCCAAGAAAAGGAACCGATTAGAACACAAGAAGTTGCAAGATCTTGTGTTTGTCAAGTACAACAAGACACTCAAGAACCGTCGTGATAAAGAGGTTTAG